ACCAGGGATGATATCAGAAATGTCTGGATTTTCATCACGTCTTTAACCAAACACAGATGTCTACCAGGAACATTCTTCGTGCTTCCAGCTGTTGAGCAACTTTATGGAGATCCTGATGTATTATTTTTCCAGGAGGACTCGGCACCTGGCCACGCTGCCAGATATCCCAGCTGGTTTAGAATTGCCAAAAGAAAGACGAGAGAGACCAGATCCGACAGTGCAGACAAGTTGAAGGTCAATAATAACGTAATTAATGATCGGCTGCAATAGAGACGAAAGCCTAACACTGTCTGAGCTGCGGGAGACATTTCACCAAGGCAACACTTTATTCAACAGAGTAAATAATCagcaaaatcaacagaaataaattcttATTTCTGTGCAATGACTCTGTTAAGATAACTAcaattgaattgaaaataaagaCGTCTTAatgatattctgatttattcaaaAGCACCAGTGTGGATTAAAGTAAATGGTTTAGGATCCTGGGCTGATTTCATGAAGAGAACAAATTATCCAGTGCAGTGAGCTGCGCATAATCTTCCTTGTCTTTAGTCAGATCTGAAACAGCTTAAGATTACATTTTATGGGGAAATTCTTTGAattttaaacagataaaaattgGATATTAAAATGCGGAAAGACTTTTACAATACCTCTAAGAATACATTACATTCCGTCTAACGATGGTAATTGTTGTCATCAGTATAAGTTTAATGTTAGCTGTTAGAACAACCCTGGTTAAATTCCtcttatctcttttttttaaagtactttctaaaatgtaaatattgttgctgtgcagagaaaaaaagcacaacagtTGCCATGTGTTCAAGTCAAAGAACGATGACCTTCAAAActgtttataatgtttttacacTTTCAGACAGAAACACCATTATTTAGACAACTTAATCAGTTACTGAAGGAGGCATAAAGTCACacaatgtattttaaaagaatctcCATTACGTTTCCCTCTTAATAAAAATCCACACCTGAAGTTTAGGAACACCAACAAGACGTGCAACCCCTGTCGATCAGCTGTTTAGCCTTAGAGAAATATTTCTctcttcagttttaaatgtgaaaatgaaacatttgacGTGTTAATTCTCAAGGAGCAAGGCACCTAAAACCGAAGCGTCTTACTTTCTCATCGTTAGACGGCTGCTCTGGCTCGTCTTTGACCTCGTTCTGCACCACTTTCCTGGACACCGACAGGCCGTTGTGACGGGCCAGCTTCAGAGGGCCCATCTTCCTCACCTCTGACCTGGATCCTTTCTTCATCCCCTGTTGTGACCGAgcagagacaaagacaaaagatcGAGGAAAATGCATAAAAGCGTCAGAGAGAAAGGGACTCCAGACAGGTGAGGGGAGGGACGGCGCATGCTTGCTGACTGCTTTCTTTAGCTAAAATGTCACCTTTCCAGTTCAACGAGGAAGCGGGGCAGCATTCCTTCCTGCTGACTTGATAACCTGGAACTATTGTGGTCATCGTCTGCAGGCAAAGCAAACTTCCAACccattttccttctctctcaAGGTCCGTTTGTGTGATTTTCAAAAacgtcattaaaaaacaaaaaaagaaaatctacatcTAAATTAGTATTTGAAGAATTGTTccagaaaaactgacaaattgCATTAATGGTCACTGCTAACCAGAGCAGCTGGCTACCcagaaatataacatttgaTACACAATCAGAGATAACGCcctgtgtttcatttttaacattccAGCTTTGTTACTTTATCCCAGAAGTGTCTGCCAGCTGCTTCTCTACGTCTAACGCCGACTTCTGTTGGCTGACTGGTTTCTTCTGCTCGTCTTGCCAACACCTTCACTTTCGTGTGTTTACAGGGAACAACTCTTCTTATTAACAAATGTTTGTATGTTGGTCTGCAGGAAATGACTGATGGGAGGCCTGCAACAGGGTTGATACGATGTCAAAACTCAAAACGTTTCAAGACTAATTGCGAAATGAGCTTAATTATTTCCAGTctgatgtttaatattttttgaagaacaattttgtttacaaagagataataaatcattttatttaaggttttggttttgtgtgtttttattattattattttctctttccttattcttattgttgcattttattgttgATATAAAAATATCTTGAATTAGGTTccagtgttctttacaaaattaaagtttattagtctTTAAGAGTCGTAAACTGGCATTATAATGCCATTATCATTATACTAGTTGAAAATAGTCCAAAAATGTTATCGTTTGTTACAAAAACCACTGTGATCAtatatcatccagcaaaatttacCATTGTGACAGAAATACAAGATTTAAATTTCCagctttttgacttttttttttttttttaccaatttttgaatttcaaaaaaaaaaaaaaaaaactttattatgaaTTTCTATCAGATATTTTTGACAGTAGTTAGGATTAAAATTAATGGTTGGTTGGACGGAGTCTTCTTATTCAGAGCTGGAGAACACCTAAATCAAATTTCGCACCGTGAGAGTTTCCCAGACTCTGTAGAAACCCTGATAACAATAAATCTgccacaagacaaaaaaaatctgacttttaaagAAGAAACTCACCGGAGGAGGTAAACCCTGCAACGTTTCCCCTCCAGCAGGAAGCGCGAACACGGGTCCCTTACTGAAGTCTCTCTTAGGCTTGTGATTGTCTTGCTCGCTCACATCGCTCTCAGACACGGAGGGCATAATTTCCGGTTGTCTCAAATCTGACAGCAGGTAAAGCGGCTCTCCTTTGTGGATCCGAGGGTGAACTTTATAGACCAGGGAGCTGGTTTTGGAGGGGTCTACGGCAGACCCTATAGGATACGCGGGAGGCGGCTCCTTTGGGATTTGTTGCTGAGTCGTCAAAGAGGACAGAGACGTCAGGCTGCGATGCTGCGGCGGtggcggctgctgctgctgctctggaaCAACCACCGCTTCATGTGAAAGAGGAGTGTGACGCCCAATATCGTCCTCCAACTCCTCATCTTCCCCACTGCTATGAACTAGCATTGTTGCATCAGACAGAGACTTTTTGTGTCCGTACTGTGCGTCTCCCCTCTCCGCTGTCTTAGCATGTTCTAAAAACACGCTAACCTGGGACCCAGAATGCACCACAGGAGGCGGGGTTGCTGCTTCCACTGCTGAGGAGGACATAGTTCTCTCTTTGACCCTCACCGCCTCTAGGCTGTGAGCCAAACCGGCGATCTCGATGGAGTTTCGCTTGTGAGCGTGGTACGGCTGTCGATGCGGCGGAGCGCTGAACAGAGGCTCCGATACTTCCTGCAGGGAGTGTGCGACAGGCAGGCTGTCTTCCTGGAAGGTCTGGACAGAGTGATGGACTCGCCTGGTGATTATCAGGTCTGGGTTGCTGCTGCTGACGTAGAGGTGACGAGACAGGTCGGGGGTGCTGTTGGCAGGACGCGGGTGAGAGTACTGGTAAGGTGGAGGCGGTCGGTAGACCTGCGTTCTCATGATGTTGGGGGCCGGATATTCCTGCGCCTGCTGCAGCTGGACGTTTGTGAGCTCAGGGACGCTGACGGCTCCAACAACGGGCCTCCGCTCTGCAGGATAGGGGTACGGAGAGGGGCTGTGGAAGCTGGAGCCCAGATGAAAGGGGTACTGGTGATGCTGGGAAGTTCCGCCATACTCTACTCTTATTTCTGGTTGGCTATAAACCAGAGGGTCCGGTCTGCTGTAGGCGTACGAGTTCCCGATGTTCAAATTCCTCATGGAGTGGCTCTGCCGATGCTCCTGAGACAGAACCATGCCCCCCGCCATGCCTCGGTTCTTCTGCCGCATCACCGTCTCGTAATCAGGAGTGGCGCGATAGGAGGGTGGGATGACCGCGCTGTGGCGATGGGAGGGAATGAAGTCTGGCCTGGTGACGTCACTCGTAATGGAGGGGTTGGAGGACATGGGCGAGGGCTGAAGGTAGTGCTGGGGATTGTTCAGTGAGCTGGTGCTGTGGGCGCTGTACACGCTGCCGTTTCGCAGACGCCCTCCGCTGCCGTACTCCAGAGGAGAGCGGTCCAGGCTGGTCTGGGAGTGGTAGTAAAAACCATTCTGGGGGTTCACATACAGGTTATCTACGAGAGAGTGGGAACATCCAAAGTTTATTCAGCGGGGAGAGCCGACAGTATcgtcacaagatcataacaCAAAggaaggtaattttttttttaaaagggagtGAAAAGATTGGAATTGGGCACATTGGTTAAAAAGTTGGATATGGGTCACTTacggaaaaaaaagaagaggatttCAATCACATAGTCTGACGTGGGAAAGTAAGACTATTTCTAGTCGGTGCTTACCTTGTGATGAAGTGTAGGGCTCCGTAAGATGGCCATTGTAGTGCATCTGGGGCATCAAGTAGGCCTGAGACTTTGGCTGTAAAGGAACAAAACAGAGATTTTATCACCTCTCATGATTACTAGAgtcaaaagtcttaaaatatttatttctattcagATTAATTTACATCACAGTGGAAACCATGCATCAAATAAATAACTGGTGTAAAGGTTTCTGCAATTCATGAAATACACAagtaaatgtcaaaacaaaaattgcaTACTCATGTCAAGCATACCTGAGTATGCGTTATTTACTATAATTACTGTcaggaggttgtttttttttttacttaattattCTACATTTCTGTGTTGCAATTCATTTAATCTCTCTGGCATACATTAAAATCAGTGGGCAGGGCTCAAGAGCAACGTAGAAAAGATATTTGGTCTGCAGATAAACTGCAATACAGATTAACCAACAGAATGTTAGGAGCTACTTTATGAGCCAGAGTGAAAGTTGAGATTTTTCAGATGAGCAGGAGGgcaggaaatataaaataaataacaaaactaatATAATTTTCACAGGCAGTGCATTTATTGAGTTACCACATTAAACCACTAGTATTTTTGTTCTGCaatgtattaaaatgatcaCATCTATAAATATTAAGGCAACACAGAAACCAGACCTTACATAAAGAAAGTTAGaaagttttccttttgtcaattttaacaaattttgcaGGGACAATTTCCAAAAGAGTGTTTGacattgcataaaataaaactgattccGCTGTACAGGTGTGTAGAAGGACAATGTAGACATTACCAGAGATATTCTCGTTGAAGATCTCCGTCTGACTAAATTGACTGCTGTAGGTGGAGTTTggctgaaaagaacaaaacaaacaaaaaaaaaataacaaaagcttattaaaacaaaatggtactggtttaaatatttctatagtataaatgtgttaaattacCCAGAAAATCAATTTCAGGAAGATTCCTGGTCTCTAGTCCATAATGCTCATTAGTGTTGGGTCAGAACCCATTTGTCTTGACTAAGTTTAAAACAGGTAtgtttgataaaagaaaaaaaatctacagagaTGCTAAAATATCTAGAGTATTGAGATGCTTCAGACACATAAATGTTAACACATAGGCGTTAATATGGATTTATGGACCTTGCTTTATGCACTTTTGACTCATAAATGGcatgtgacaacaataaacaaaaaatgctttactgcagaaaagtaaaatttatggCTTTATGGAGCTCTGTGCACTGTTCTTGATCCATAAATGCCTTTATGTAGCCAAGCACTCTCTTCTTAATTGCCTTCATTTTGTTATAAACCACTATTAGCTGTTTCAAAGCGAGGAGATTTCCAAAACGGACTTTGTGCTTAGGTGTCATCTTATCATGGAACTAGAATTTTCTGATCCCCTAAGAGCGACTGATTCTTAGAAAAATAGAACATGTGGTCGCAATTATTGGCTCGACTACATTCTTATTCACAGACAAGCCTCAATACTTTAGGCAATATAGAGGCCTTTTATTTTGTCCACAGGCGGTGAACTTGTGGGAACACACAGACAGAGGGTGGCAGTGTTGCTCACCCCTTATCAGAAGGCAGACATGTGCGAGAGAGTATTGGAAAACGAGGAAAGGATAGAGTGAGAAGGGACTTCTGGGAGCTCTCAGAGTTCAGGGGGGGACTCTCCTCTctgaagagagagaggagaattGGAAAGACATGCGGTGAGACcgaagaggagaaggagacgGTAAGGAGACAGGAACTAGGCTAGACATGCTGCAAAATGCTTACAAGTTGCTCTTGTTGGTCTTATAAAACTTGAGTCTGGCCAGACACATGCGGCAGACGTATTTAGAAGTTTCCATGTCGTCctacaaacaaagaaagaaaacacatatTTGAAACTACAAGACAAAAAAGGTACAGAGGTGAACTTAACTTAGTTTGATTAGAACAGTCCAGTGGAAAAATATATAGACTTTCTagcttttccatatttttcacCCTCTCTGCAAAGTCCCCAACATGTCTTATGTGTTTCTTGATCTTCATCTTTACTGATGTTCTCTAAGAAACTTCTAAAgttttcacagaacagctgagattaaattaaaaacacagattctATTAACTCGTTAGGTGACTTCTGGCAGCCTAATAGACTTTATTTTGGTGAGGTTAGTGTCAGAGTTTCACACTTTTTGACAtgcatattatttttcttccacatcacAGTCATCCATTATTCCGTGTTGTTCTTTggcataaaattcaaataaaatacatagaggtttgtggttgtgctctgacaaaatatgaacaagttTGAGGAGTGTCAATATGTCCGCAAGACTATTTCTGTATTTCCACATCGGTATGCTAAAAACACACCCTAAATATATGTTACACACCCAAAGAGGGATTCAGCTTAGCCAGTGGTGAAATCCATAACAAATGCAAAATTCCAGTTTAGCCAAATAGTTACACAGAACAATGTTTTGGTTGAGAAGGGACAGACTTACGGTCTGGAACTGAACACTCTCCTCTCTGTTGCTGAGCTCCAGGCCAAAGAAGGACCTATTGTGACTCATGTTGGTAATTTCATGCCACCTGAACAggcagtaaaaataacaaaggaTGTTACTGCTGTAAGACAGACACAACGGTCGACTATTTCCTAAATTGTGGGAGCACTAAATACCTAAAAATAATTCTGTCCTGCATACACATATTCTTAGAATACTTTTCGTTTACTATCCAAGCCGTGTATTTCAGTAACCTAGAGGAATCACTTCACTATCAACTTTGAAACATATAGCAGTCAACTTACACCCAATTTAGAGTACTAATAGGACATAGTCAGGCTATTAGCTTAGGTAACAAGCTAGCATTCAGTTGCTTTACAGACTTGTCAATTGTCGTTTGCCAAATCTGGTTTTAAAACATCTTCTCTTGAATAAGAATGGTAGGTGGCCTTCCTTTA
This is a stretch of genomic DNA from Gambusia affinis linkage group LG16, SWU_Gaff_1.0, whole genome shotgun sequence. It encodes these proteins:
- the ptpn21 gene encoding tyrosine-protein phosphatase non-receptor type 21 isoform X1, whose amino-acid sequence is MPLPFGFKLKRTRRYTVSSKSCLVTRIQLLNGEFVEFTLSVESTGQECLEAVAQRLELREITYFSLWYFNKQNQQRWIDLEKALKKQLDKYGQEPTVYFGVLFYIPSVTQLQQEITRYQYYLQLKKDVLEGRITCSLDQAIRLASLAVQADFGDFNRYDSQEFLQKFALFPIDWIQDKRVLEEATQKVAILYQSFRGFSAPEAEMLYMQEVEKLEGYGQESYQAKDNTGIDVTLGSCLDGIFVKYKNGRSPLLYRWHEITNMSHNRSFFGLELSNREESVQFQTDDMETSKYVCRMCLARLKFYKTNKSNLEESPPLNSESSQKSLLTLSFPRFPILSRTCLPSDKGQTPPTAVNLVRRRSSTRISLPKSQAYLMPQMHYNGHLTEPYTSSQDNLYVNPQNGFYYHSQTSLDRSPLEYGSGGRLRNGSVYSAHSTSSLNNPQHYLQPSPMSSNPSITSDVTRPDFIPSHRHSAVIPPSYRATPDYETVMRQKNRGMAGGMVLSQEHRQSHSMRNLNIGNSYAYSRPDPLVYSQPEIRVEYGGTSQHHQYPFHLGSSFHSPSPYPYPAERRPVVGAVSVPELTNVQLQQAQEYPAPNIMRTQVYRPPPPYQYSHPRPANSTPDLSRHLYVSSSNPDLIITRRVHHSVQTFQEDSLPVAHSLQEVSEPLFSAPPHRQPYHAHKRNSIEIAGLAHSLEAVRVKERTMSSSAVEAATPPPVVHSGSQVSVFLEHAKTAERGDAQYGHKKSLSDATMLVHSSGEDEELEDDIGRHTPLSHEAVVVPEQQQQPPPPQHRSLTSLSSLTTQQQIPKEPPPAYPIGSAVDPSKTSSLVYKVHPRIHKGEPLYLLSDLRQPEIMPSVSESDVSEQDNHKPKRDFSKGPVFALPAGGETLQGLPPPGMKKGSRSEVRKMGPLKLARHNGLSVSRKVVQNEVKDEPEQPSNDEKCKLLEQHVEMGELLKEFESVPKRVQGEDCNTALLPENRDKNRFADVLPYDSSRVELVPTKENNTGYINASHVKVTIGGQTWSYIAAQGPLSHTCADFWQMVWEEDVSIIAMVTAEEESGREKSCRYWPRLGSRHNTVTYGRFRITTRFRTESGCYATTGLKIKNVPKDQERTVWHLQYTDWPDHGCPEDFKGFLTYLEEVQSVRRHTNAISDPKNVNPVLVHCSAGVGRSGVVILSEIMIACLEHNEMLTVPEVLRLLREQRMLMVQTLSQYTFVYKVLIEYLRNSRLI
- the ptpn21 gene encoding tyrosine-protein phosphatase non-receptor type 21 isoform X2, producing MPLPFGFKLKRTRRYTVSSKSCLVTRIQLLNGEFVEFTLSVESTGQECLEAVAQRLELREITYFSLWYFNKQNQQRWIDLEKALKKQLDKYGQEPTVYFGVLFYIPSVTQLQQEITRYQYYLQLKKDVLEGRITCSLDQAIRLASLAVQADFGDFNRYDSQEFLQKFALFPIDWIQDKRVLEEATQKVAILYQSFRGFSAPEAEMLYMQEVEKLEGYGQESYQAKDNTGIDVTLGSCLDGIFVKYKNGRSPLLYRWHEITNMSHNRSFFGLELSNREESVQFQTDDMETSKYVCRMCLARLKFYKTNKSNFQTPPTAVNLVRRRSSTRISLPKSQAYLMPQMHYNGHLTEPYTSSQDNLYVNPQNGFYYHSQTSLDRSPLEYGSGGRLRNGSVYSAHSTSSLNNPQHYLQPSPMSSNPSITSDVTRPDFIPSHRHSAVIPPSYRATPDYETVMRQKNRGMAGGMVLSQEHRQSHSMRNLNIGNSYAYSRPDPLVYSQPEIRVEYGGTSQHHQYPFHLGSSFHSPSPYPYPAERRPVVGAVSVPELTNVQLQQAQEYPAPNIMRTQVYRPPPPYQYSHPRPANSTPDLSRHLYVSSSNPDLIITRRVHHSVQTFQEDSLPVAHSLQEVSEPLFSAPPHRQPYHAHKRNSIEIAGLAHSLEAVRVKERTMSSSAVEAATPPPVVHSGSQVSVFLEHAKTAERGDAQYGHKKSLSDATMLVHSSGEDEELEDDIGRHTPLSHEAVVVPEQQQQPPPPQHRSLTSLSSLTTQQQIPKEPPPAYPIGSAVDPSKTSSLVYKVHPRIHKGEPLYLLSDLRQPEIMPSVSESDVSEQDNHKPKRDFSKGPVFALPAGGETLQGLPPPGMKKGSRSEVRKMGPLKLARHNGLSVSRKVVQNEVKDEPEQPSNDEKCKLLEQHVEMGELLKEFESVPKRVQGEDCNTALLPENRDKNRFADVLPYDSSRVELVPTKENNTGYINASHVKVTIGGQTWSYIAAQGPLSHTCADFWQMVWEEDVSIIAMVTAEEESGREKSCRYWPRLGSRHNTVTYGRFRITTRFRTESGCYATTGLKIKNVPKDQERTVWHLQYTDWPDHGCPEDFKGFLTYLEEVQSVRRHTNAISDPKNVNPVLVHCSAGVGRSGVVILSEIMIACLEHNEMLTVPEVLRLLREQRMLMVQTLSQYTFVYKVLIEYLRNSRLI